TAATAACTGTGCACGAAATAAAAGCGCGTATCGGTTGCAATGCCTTCCCACAGCGGGTGTTTGATGGCTTGATACACTTGATTCCAGCCCATGTGCGGCACTTTCAGTTTTTGTCCGTTCGCATTGATCATGGCTGAAGCCGGGAAGCGCACGACTTTTCCGGGCAGAATGTTTAAGCCTTTGACATTGCCTTCCTCGCTTTCTTCAAACAGCATTTGCAGACCGAGGCAGATACCGAGAAAAGGCTTATGAGTGGCCGCTTCTACAACGGCTTCACGCAATCCGCGAGTTTCCAGTTCATCGATACAATTGCGCATAGCGCCTTGGCCGGGGACTACGACGCGTGCAGCTTTCCGTACGACATCGGGATCGCTGGTGACCGTTGT
The nucleotide sequence above comes from Gammaproteobacteria bacterium. Encoded proteins:
- the hisH gene encoding imidazole glycerol phosphate synthase subunit HisH, translated to MTDIAIVDYGMGNLRSVHKALEHVAPTVTTTVTSDPDVVRKAARVVVPGQGAMRNCIDELETRGLREAVVEAATHKPFLGICLGLQMLFEESEEGNVKGLNILPGKVVRFPASAMINANGQKLKVPHMGWNQVYQAIKHPLWEGIATDTRFYFVHSYYVDTPDKESIAAQSHYPFPFTCAVAKDNIFAVQFHPEKSQLAGLTLLSNFAKWKPRF